caagaagtgTCAAGCACGTTGAAGCTAGTTTGGAAGGGGTACTATTAAAGCATCATACTCACAATGGGGCAGCTGGTTCTGACCCGTTGAGTGAAAGAAGAATGTGTAAGTTCACACCCATGTGGATACCTGGAGCTGGAAAGGTGGTTTCTTACAGCAGAGTGCTAACAGAAAGGAATGGCTAGGTAGAAAAGCACCAGGTAGGTTTGACAGGCAATGTCAGGGCTCTACAACCAGAGAGGGTGTGTGTTTAATGAGCTGGATGTGCACATTGTCATTCAGTGCTCAGGTGGAGAGAACTGGAGTGGAGAGACCTACTGACTCCACCTGAGCCTGTCATAGGGTGTCAGGGGTCATCAGGGtgtcaggggtgggtggggatgtAGACACACCCCCTAGTGGGTGTAGTGGGGTTGTGCCTGCACTAGGCCCATAGAATATCCTTCACTGGCCTCTGACACAGTAGTATCTGTTCATAGTCTAAAGACTGAAGCTCTTGGTTACTTCTGGGGGCAGGTTCATCAGCATTTGAGAAAGTGAccgttttttcttctttggaataaAAGCTGAAGAGTAAAAGTGCTACAGCTTGGAGAGGCAAGGCCTGAGCAGGTGTCGTGCCCTGGAGGCCTTCTTGGACAGAGAGCCTGCTCTTGCCAGCCAGTGACCTCCTGTCCCTGCTTGCCTGCTCTCTAACCTTGGGAAGCAGTTGGCTGGATGATGTCCTAGTGATTTTACTCTGCTGAGTGAGGGGATCCTGGGGTGAGACTGTGGCCTGGACATGGCACAGATATTCTCACACGAGCATGTTGACAAACCACACGGGCCCCCTCCTCCTCCGCTGGTGGGAAGGAGCTGCCCTGGGGCCGTTGCTGTGTCTTGAATTCAGTGCCCAGGTGTTGTCTGTCCTAGTGTCCTGTCTGTGGGGTTTGTTGAAAAAGGTTAGTTTCTGGTTTGTCAGGGGCTGGGAGACTAGCTCCCCATGCATTTGTTGTCATCTTGAGCATGGGCTGTGTTTCACTGGGACTTGGTGAGGCGATTGAAAGACACTGGGGGTCCTTAGTTTGGTTGTTTTCAGCCCCCTTGAAAAGTTCTGTTAGATTAGAAGAGAATCTGGCCTTCCTTGAAAGCCATGAATATCAGATGGTAAATGTTAGCCCTGGTCCTGAGATTCCCAGGCTGTCCCTTCTAAGGAGTATCTGGGGGAGGTGGATTGAGAGGCCCAGCAAGCAGGACTGTTTCTGTAGCTTGGGAACTAAAATTTCTTTAGCTTCTGTCCTGTGAGTTTTCAGGAGAAAGTAGGGTGTTTGTGTCTTTGTCCATGGTAGGAGGGTGGGTAGTCTCTGAGCTGCGCCTGTGCTGCTAACCCTGGGTAGCACAGAAAGAGACCTGGGACCCCTTCCTTGTCTCTGCAGGTTTCTCTGGCCAGTGTGTCCCCCTCCGGtctacagcatggggaatatctTTGCAAACCTCTTCAAGGGCCTTTTTGGCAAAAAAGAAATGCGCATTCTGATGGTGGGCCTGGATGCTGCAGGGAAGACCACCATCTTGTACAAACTGAAGTTGGGTGAGATTGTGACCACCATCCCCACCATAGGTGAGGAGGCCAGGCCACTGGGGGCTGTGGGAGGATGTGGTGGCTGCTGGGGCGCTTGGTTCACACTGGGCCATACTCCTTCAGGTTTCAACGTGGAAACTGTGGAGTACAAGAACATCAGTTTCACTGTGTGGGACGTGGGCGGTCAGGACAAGATCCGGCCTCTGTGGCGCCACTACTTCCAGAACACACAAGGTGAGGGAGGGGGGCCGTTGCTTGTGGGAGAGGTTGAGTCCTTGGCACCTTCACTGACGCCTGCTCCTCGGCAGGTCTCATCTTTGTGGTTGACAGCAACGACCGAGAGCGTGTCAACGAGGCTCGAGAGGAGCTCATGCGGATGCTGGCAGAGGACGAGCTCAGGGACGCTGTCCTGCTCGTGTTTGCAAACAAGCAGGTACGCACTGTGTGTGACCAAGCCACCCCAAGGGGCTGGAGGTCTGAAGGGATCACAGGTCAGGTGTGGGGAGGGTCCCCAGTCTTCCTGATGATTCATGGCAGCCATGCCAccttgcccctcccaccaggaCCTCCCCAATGCCATGAATGCAGCCGAAATCACAGACAAGCTGGGCCTGCACTCTCTGCGCCACAGGAACTGGTACATTCAGGCGACCTGTGCCACCAGTGGGGACGGGCTCTATGAGGGACTGGACTGGCTGTCCAATCAGCTCCGGAACCAGAAGTGAGCCGCActcttctcttccccctcactccctccttcaccctcGCTTTTCCTCTCATGTGGCAGCCGTACCCCTGTGGTGTGAGTGCCAGAAGCTGTCTCCATGGTCGGTCCCAGTGTGCTTCACCATGCTGTACATGTGCAGATGCAGCCTGCAACCgggtttttatttaatgtaaatagtTCTTGTTTCCAATGAGGCAGTTTCTGGTACTCCTATGCAATATGACTCagctttttttattgtaaaatgagAATCAATCCACTGTCTAGTACTGAGAAGGGATTTTAGGCACTGGGGCCTCTAGGAGTAGCTGTCAGATCAGTCCAATGCTCCTCCTCTGGGCTTTAGATCTGTGTTGAGATCCATTTTGATGGTTGATTTTTAACCCAAActcagtgcattttttaaaatagttataaataCAAGATAAAGAGACACTTGAACACAGAGAATGGGGAAATGTGCCTAGTGTAGGTTCTGCAGTAATGGCTTGAGTCCAGTCTACCCATCGTCTCTCTCCCGTCTGGAGCATGAGGTGGGCAGAACCAGCCACAAAACATTCTGCATGGTCACTTACGGTCCCTGAATGGCTGTCTCGCTGGGTCTTCCGCATTCCATAGCGTTTGCTTGTACCTGTGCTTACACCATGGCTCcggggaagggctggggctgtGGCCACCACTGACGGACCCCTTGGAGGGACCTCATCCTTCCCTTGGGTTGGTGTAAGTGCTTTATCAGGATCACTCTGGCAGAGCAGGAGCCCCTCTATGGTCCCCATGCACACTCACTTGCTCCAGGTTGTCTGGGTCTCACCAGTAGGAGCATGGACATGTGACCGGTCATCTTAGAGCCTAGCTCCTCAGAGCCCCTGTCCACATGTGCTTTCACTCCCTCAGCCTGCAGGGGTCAAGTTTGACATCAAAATCTACAacctctacttttttcttttgtattttgataAACACTGAAGAAGCTGGAGCTGTTAAACTTTATCTTGAGGGAAAACCTCAGAACTGGTTTATCTGGTGTTGTGGAACCTCTTACTGCTTTCAATACACAATTAGTAATCAACTGTTTTTGTAtacttgttttcagttttcatttcgACAAAACAAGCACTGTAATTATTAGCTATTAGAATAAAATCTCTTAACTATTTCATGGCTTTCCAGTGCATGGGTGCCGCTGACCAAGGGTGTGGGCAGGAATGGCTTAGGGAGTGTGGCACCTCTGGTGAGCTCCCCACCTCTGCGGCAGATGTGGCTGAGGGAGGCACTGCTGGGGGACTTCCTCATTGGTCTCTCTCCACTAGTGATCTGGTCCTGGTCCAGGTCCAGTCTTGGTGATGACAGGCTGAGAGAGGACCAGCAAGAACCCTGTGTGGGGTGTTCCAGATGGGCCGCGCCTGGGATCACCTGTGGAGGCATCCCTAGGAGAGACAGGAACCTTTGGTCTAATTCTATATCTTTGCCTCGGGAGGCTTTGCCATGGTGCATGCCTGTGCCCATTTGGGTGCTGTGGGCCCCCCACCAGTTCCTTGGGGGCTGTCCCTCTGACCTTAGAGCCCTTTTGGGCTGGGCACACCTGCCACCTGGCCAAGCTAAGGTCCAGGTAGTCATCCAACCCTTGTGTGGCCAACCCTCTGCCATATCCAGCCTGAGGTAATAGTCTTGACAGGTTGAGAAACAGGGCTCTGAAGACAAAATAatcaatccctttactttttatgtctttaaaaagtaGAGGCAAATTGAATATATTTCATAACAATCCAGCTTGGGTTTTGTCTTTACTCCAATGCAATTATAAGTTTTCATGTCTTCTGGGGACAAGGTGGTGAATGGCTGCAGGCATACTTCCCAGCAGAGgagctggagtggggaggggaggtgcaccTGGAGTTCTGCCCTGCCTGGAAGGAGCAGAGCAGACTCGGCAGGCAAATAAATAGGGAGGCATGGAACAGGGGGCAGGAGGTACCTGTGTGGCTGAGGAATAAGAGTGTCTCTAGGTACAAGGCCACCTCCACCACACACCTACCAGTTaaaagcaccccccaccccaggccacctTTCCCCCCTGCACTCATATACCTCAGCAAAGCCCTGCAGCTGAGCCATTTGTGGTTTCTCTACCCTTTCTGCTGGCCACCAGGAGTCCCCCTCCCAGTGGGGTCTCAGGTCTGGCTGGAACTCAAGGCATTTACCTCATTTTCACACATCAGTTTGTATTGGAACACTGTGACCTTCAGTTTAAAATACACGaagttgtggctcagtggatgagtgccagcctgagaacagaggggtcaccggtttgattctcagtcagggcacatgcctgggttccagacccagtccccagttgggggtgtgcaagaggcaactacacattgatgttctcttcctcccttcccctccaaaataaattgttttttttttaagtttttaagtacAAAGGTAAGTCAacacaaagaaaagcagaagTAGCAGTATTTGAAGCCTAAGGCGGGTGGACCTCCTGGGCAGATGTCTCCCCGGTGGGCCTAGGGTCATCTGGGGGTGAGGCGACACCTTGCCTGCTTACACAGGGGCCTGGTAGGGACCCATAAGCCTGCCCTCCAGTTCCCTGGCAGGGCACAAGCTCCAAGGCTTCACTGAGAACAGGGCCTGCCTGAGGTGGGCAGGGTCCTGGTGGGCTGAGACCCAAAGAATGCCCAATGTGAGGGGCCACTTAACCACTTGGCCTAGCCCCATGGGGAAATTGCTGCACTGAAATGGCAGGAGCCAGGAACAGCAAGGAAGCTGCCCAGGTCCtgtgctccttttcttttctttcttgtgctTATTTTTCCTGCTCTTGTGACTCGGGTCTGTGAGTTGGGGATACACAAGAGTGGCAGGGTTTAACCACAATAGCCACTGACCACACACATCTGTTTCACGGAGTGAATTTCCTCGGTACCACACATGGCCAGCTGCTGGCATAGTAGGTGTAGAAGGTAGCTCAAATAGGGGCCTACCCATCTAGGCAGAAGAATTAGTGGGACCTTCTCAAGGCCCCTTCCAGCATCTCCTGCCCACCTCATTTTGCCTCTAGAGTGGCTACTACTCCAGAGGGCCCTAGAGCAGTAGAGGGGAGGGCGCCTCACATTTGTGGCCCCTTGCACCTGTCAACTCACACCAGGGGGCTGCCTGACTTCTGGGCTCACAACATAGGGAGGCTCCCGAGAAGAAGAAGGGATCTCAGGCCAGGAACATAACTGAGCCAAGAGGGGAAGACAGCAGACTTGCTGAGAGCCCTGAGTCCTGTAAACCCGGGGTCCAGGGCCCTCAGCCAGCCCATACCCAGACTCCCTTTTTGCTTCTGGCCTGGGCGCGAAGGCACCTGGCCGACTGTTCTCACACAGTGCTGTCGAGGGAGCCACTCTTGGGGGACTGCACGGTATCCCCAACTGCGGAGAACCAGCTCCAAGTTCCTGGGCCAGGAAGCTGGGAGAGCCTCCAAGGGGAGATGGCCCCTTCCGCGTCCTCAACGCGAAGACGAACCCAGGCCGCCTCCTCCCCCATGAGACCCCGG
This window of the Desmodus rotundus isolate HL8 chromosome 9, HLdesRot8A.1, whole genome shotgun sequence genome carries:
- the LOC128781574 gene encoding ADP-ribosylation factor 1 → MGNIFANLFKGLFGKKEMRILMVGLDAAGKTTILYKLKLGEIVTTIPTIGFNVETVEYKNISFTVWDVGGQDKIRPLWRHYFQNTQGLIFVVDSNDRERVNEAREELMRMLAEDELRDAVLLVFANKQDLPNAMNAAEITDKLGLHSLRHRNWYIQATCATSGDGLYEGLDWLSNQLRNQK